From a single Vanacampus margaritifer isolate UIUO_Vmar chromosome 15, RoL_Vmar_1.0, whole genome shotgun sequence genomic region:
- the tmpoa gene encoding thymopoietin a isoform X3 produces the protein MPEYMDDPSQLTKDKLKSELLAHNVELPSGNHNKDVYVKLYLDNLTAQNKKHDAATTTTLDAFSSDEELPPPVVSSRSRSSGKKAPRKTDKIWPDELDVTTLTDDYLRDELLKHGIDAGPIVASTRKVYEKKLQKLLDDGPAQATITKIVVTEIQVNHNGNSESDLYSDKEDAELEPEPIPVVERPVRSRGKPPVTTRTHSGQHKTVEKIAASDQTPKVNNNDVLKELFANDDSPTRIMATCRRPIRGAAGRPVLSSDLWNVESSPQFSTKTISSSSSTSYTESRLINRGNSLPNSSSSKALSSTSTSMLLSAPPPTGPTTVVCPGLALWKKVIGLALVAVFVFLIYQAMESNGHNPFAPVYSEEASGSKA, from the exons ATGCCGGAATACATGGACGACCCGTCGCAGCTCACCAAGGACAAGCTGAAAAGCGAGTTGTTGGCGCACAACGTGGAGCTCCCGAGCGGCAACCACAATAAAGACGTGTACGTTAAGCTTTATCTAGATAATTTGACCGCGCAAAACAAGAAGCATGACGCCGCCACCACGACGACATTGGACGCCTTCTCGAGTGACGAGGAGCTGCCCCCGCCTGTGGTCTCCAGCAGAAGCCGCTCCTCCGGCAAA AAAGCACCCAGAAAAACGGACAAGATTTGGCCAGACGAGTTGGACGTGACCACCCTGACTGATGACTACCTAAGGGACGAGCTGCTCAAACATGGAATCGATGCTGGCCCAATTGTGG CATCAACGCGTAAAGTGTATGAAAAGAAGCTGCAGAAGCTACTTGATGACGGCCCTGCACAGGCCACCATAACAAAGATCGTGGTCACAGAGATCCAAGTTAACCACAATGGCAACTCTGAATCGGATCTCTACAGCGACAAGGAGGACG CAGAACTGGAGCCTGAGCCCATTCCAGTGGTGGAGAGGCCAGTTCGGAGCAGAGGGAAGCCGCCAGTCACTACTCGCACTCACAGCGGCCAGCACAAGACT GTGGAGAAGATAGCAGCCAGTGACCAAACTCCCAAAGTGAACAACAACGATGTTCTTAAAGAGCTGTTTGCCAATGATGACAGTCCCACAAGAATCAT ggccacTTGTAGACGACCAATCCGAGGTGCCGCCGGGCGGCCAGTCCTCTCCAGCGATCTCTGGAATGTTGAAAGCTCTCCTCAATTCTCTACCAAAACTATCAGCAGCTCCAGCTCTACTTCCTACACAGAGAGCCGCCTTATCAACAGAGGCAACAGCTTGCcaaactcctcctcctccaaagCCTTGTCCAGCACAAGCACATCCATGCTTCTGTCTGCACCTCCCCCTACTGGCCCAACCACTGTAGTGTGCCCAGGCTTGGCTTTGTGGAAAAAGGTGATCGGGCTGGCACTCGTGGCTGTTTTCGTATTCCTAATTTACCAAGCCATGGAATCCAATGGCCACAACCCATTCGCACCAGTTTACTCCGAGGaggccagtggcagcaaagcatAG
- the tmpoa gene encoding thymopoietin a isoform X2 produces the protein MPEYMDDPSQLTKDKLKSELLAHNVELPSGNHNKDVYVKLYLDNLTAQNKKHDAATTTTLDAFSSDEELPPPVVSSRSRSSGKKAPRKTDKIWPDELDVTTLTDDYLRDELLKHGIDAGPIVASTRKVYEKKLQKLLDDGPAQATITKIVVTEIQVNHNGNSESDLYSDKEDELEPEPIPVVERPVRSRGKPPVTTRTHSGQHKTQECGSPDGLQSKRRQQKITSFLSKGSPVKKHSNASSLLKDIAVTQVEKIAASDQTPKVNNNDVLKELFANDDSPTRIMATCRRPIRGAAGRPVLSSDLWNVESSPQFSTKTISSSSSTSYTESRLINRGNSLPNSSSSKALSSTSTSMLLSAPPPTGPTTVVCPGLALWKKVIGLALVAVFVFLIYQAMESNGHNPFAPVYSEEASGSKA, from the exons ATGCCGGAATACATGGACGACCCGTCGCAGCTCACCAAGGACAAGCTGAAAAGCGAGTTGTTGGCGCACAACGTGGAGCTCCCGAGCGGCAACCACAATAAAGACGTGTACGTTAAGCTTTATCTAGATAATTTGACCGCGCAAAACAAGAAGCATGACGCCGCCACCACGACGACATTGGACGCCTTCTCGAGTGACGAGGAGCTGCCCCCGCCTGTGGTCTCCAGCAGAAGCCGCTCCTCCGGCAAA AAAGCACCCAGAAAAACGGACAAGATTTGGCCAGACGAGTTGGACGTGACCACCCTGACTGATGACTACCTAAGGGACGAGCTGCTCAAACATGGAATCGATGCTGGCCCAATTGTGG CATCAACGCGTAAAGTGTATGAAAAGAAGCTGCAGAAGCTACTTGATGACGGCCCTGCACAGGCCACCATAACAAAGATCGTGGTCACAGAGATCCAAGTTAACCACAATGGCAACTCTGAATCGGATCTCTACAGCGACAAGGAGGACG AACTGGAGCCTGAGCCCATTCCAGTGGTGGAGAGGCCAGTTCGGAGCAGAGGGAAGCCGCCAGTCACTACTCGCACTCACAGCGGCCAGCACAAGACT CAGGAGTGTGGGTCTCCAGATGGCCTGCAGAGTAAAAGGAGACAGCAGAAAATCACAAGCTTCCTTTCCAAAGGCAGCCCCGTAAAGAAGCACAGTAACGCGTCCTCGTTGCTCAAGGATATAGCAGTGACACAG GTGGAGAAGATAGCAGCCAGTGACCAAACTCCCAAAGTGAACAACAACGATGTTCTTAAAGAGCTGTTTGCCAATGATGACAGTCCCACAAGAATCAT ggccacTTGTAGACGACCAATCCGAGGTGCCGCCGGGCGGCCAGTCCTCTCCAGCGATCTCTGGAATGTTGAAAGCTCTCCTCAATTCTCTACCAAAACTATCAGCAGCTCCAGCTCTACTTCCTACACAGAGAGCCGCCTTATCAACAGAGGCAACAGCTTGCcaaactcctcctcctccaaagCCTTGTCCAGCACAAGCACATCCATGCTTCTGTCTGCACCTCCCCCTACTGGCCCAACCACTGTAGTGTGCCCAGGCTTGGCTTTGTGGAAAAAGGTGATCGGGCTGGCACTCGTGGCTGTTTTCGTATTCCTAATTTACCAAGCCATGGAATCCAATGGCCACAACCCATTCGCACCAGTTTACTCCGAGGaggccagtggcagcaaagcatAG
- the golt1ba gene encoding golgi transport 1Ba, translating to MISLTDSQKIGMGLTGFGVFFLFFGMILFFDKALLAIGNILFVAGLAFVIGLERTFRFFFQKHKMKATSFFLGGVFVVLIGWPIIGVVLEVYGFFLLFRGFFPVVIGFIRRIPVLGSILNLPFISAYVDKASESNNMV from the exons ATGATTTCCTTAACGGACTCGCAAA AAATCGGAATGGGGTTAACAGGCTTCGGCgtgtttttcctcttctttgggATGATCCTGTTCTTTGACAAAGCACTCCTGGCAATTGGGAAC ATCCTGTTTGTTGCTGGACTCGCCTTTGTTATTGGCCTGGAGAGGACTTTCCGATTCTTTTTCCAAAAGCACAAAATGAAAGCCACCAGTTTCTTCCTAGGAGGTGTGTTTGTGGTGCTAATTGGCTGGCCCATAATTGGCGTTGTGCTGGAGGTATATGGATTTTTCCTCTTGTTCAG GGGCTTCTTCCCTGTTGTAATAGGCTTCATCAGAAGGATACCTGTCCTTGGATCCATCTTAAACTTGCCCTTCATCAGTGCA TATGTGGACAAAGCGAGCGAGAGCAACAACATGGTGTAA
- the tmpoa gene encoding thymopoietin a isoform X4: MPEYMDDPSQLTKDKLKSELLAHNVELPSGNHNKDVYVKLYLDNLTAQNKKHDAATTTTLDAFSSDEELPPPVVSSRSRSSGKKAPRKTDKIWPDELDVTTLTDDYLRDELLKHGIDAGPIVASTRKVYEKKLQKLLDDGPAQATITKIVVTEIQVNHNGNSESDLYSDKEDELEPEPIPVVERPVRSRGKPPVTTRTHSGQHKTVEKIAASDQTPKVNNNDVLKELFANDDSPTRIMATCRRPIRGAAGRPVLSSDLWNVESSPQFSTKTISSSSSTSYTESRLINRGNSLPNSSSSKALSSTSTSMLLSAPPPTGPTTVVCPGLALWKKVIGLALVAVFVFLIYQAMESNGHNPFAPVYSEEASGSKA; the protein is encoded by the exons ATGCCGGAATACATGGACGACCCGTCGCAGCTCACCAAGGACAAGCTGAAAAGCGAGTTGTTGGCGCACAACGTGGAGCTCCCGAGCGGCAACCACAATAAAGACGTGTACGTTAAGCTTTATCTAGATAATTTGACCGCGCAAAACAAGAAGCATGACGCCGCCACCACGACGACATTGGACGCCTTCTCGAGTGACGAGGAGCTGCCCCCGCCTGTGGTCTCCAGCAGAAGCCGCTCCTCCGGCAAA AAAGCACCCAGAAAAACGGACAAGATTTGGCCAGACGAGTTGGACGTGACCACCCTGACTGATGACTACCTAAGGGACGAGCTGCTCAAACATGGAATCGATGCTGGCCCAATTGTGG CATCAACGCGTAAAGTGTATGAAAAGAAGCTGCAGAAGCTACTTGATGACGGCCCTGCACAGGCCACCATAACAAAGATCGTGGTCACAGAGATCCAAGTTAACCACAATGGCAACTCTGAATCGGATCTCTACAGCGACAAGGAGGACG AACTGGAGCCTGAGCCCATTCCAGTGGTGGAGAGGCCAGTTCGGAGCAGAGGGAAGCCGCCAGTCACTACTCGCACTCACAGCGGCCAGCACAAGACT GTGGAGAAGATAGCAGCCAGTGACCAAACTCCCAAAGTGAACAACAACGATGTTCTTAAAGAGCTGTTTGCCAATGATGACAGTCCCACAAGAATCAT ggccacTTGTAGACGACCAATCCGAGGTGCCGCCGGGCGGCCAGTCCTCTCCAGCGATCTCTGGAATGTTGAAAGCTCTCCTCAATTCTCTACCAAAACTATCAGCAGCTCCAGCTCTACTTCCTACACAGAGAGCCGCCTTATCAACAGAGGCAACAGCTTGCcaaactcctcctcctccaaagCCTTGTCCAGCACAAGCACATCCATGCTTCTGTCTGCACCTCCCCCTACTGGCCCAACCACTGTAGTGTGCCCAGGCTTGGCTTTGTGGAAAAAGGTGATCGGGCTGGCACTCGTGGCTGTTTTCGTATTCCTAATTTACCAAGCCATGGAATCCAATGGCCACAACCCATTCGCACCAGTTTACTCCGAGGaggccagtggcagcaaagcatAG
- the tmpoa gene encoding thymopoietin a isoform X1 — translation MPEYMDDPSQLTKDKLKSELLAHNVELPSGNHNKDVYVKLYLDNLTAQNKKHDAATTTTLDAFSSDEELPPPVVSSRSRSSGKKAPRKTDKIWPDELDVTTLTDDYLRDELLKHGIDAGPIVASTRKVYEKKLQKLLDDGPAQATITKIVVTEIQVNHNGNSESDLYSDKEDAELEPEPIPVVERPVRSRGKPPVTTRTHSGQHKTQECGSPDGLQSKRRQQKITSFLSKGSPVKKHSNASSLLKDIAVTQVEKIAASDQTPKVNNNDVLKELFANDDSPTRIMATCRRPIRGAAGRPVLSSDLWNVESSPQFSTKTISSSSSTSYTESRLINRGNSLPNSSSSKALSSTSTSMLLSAPPPTGPTTVVCPGLALWKKVIGLALVAVFVFLIYQAMESNGHNPFAPVYSEEASGSKA, via the exons ATGCCGGAATACATGGACGACCCGTCGCAGCTCACCAAGGACAAGCTGAAAAGCGAGTTGTTGGCGCACAACGTGGAGCTCCCGAGCGGCAACCACAATAAAGACGTGTACGTTAAGCTTTATCTAGATAATTTGACCGCGCAAAACAAGAAGCATGACGCCGCCACCACGACGACATTGGACGCCTTCTCGAGTGACGAGGAGCTGCCCCCGCCTGTGGTCTCCAGCAGAAGCCGCTCCTCCGGCAAA AAAGCACCCAGAAAAACGGACAAGATTTGGCCAGACGAGTTGGACGTGACCACCCTGACTGATGACTACCTAAGGGACGAGCTGCTCAAACATGGAATCGATGCTGGCCCAATTGTGG CATCAACGCGTAAAGTGTATGAAAAGAAGCTGCAGAAGCTACTTGATGACGGCCCTGCACAGGCCACCATAACAAAGATCGTGGTCACAGAGATCCAAGTTAACCACAATGGCAACTCTGAATCGGATCTCTACAGCGACAAGGAGGACG CAGAACTGGAGCCTGAGCCCATTCCAGTGGTGGAGAGGCCAGTTCGGAGCAGAGGGAAGCCGCCAGTCACTACTCGCACTCACAGCGGCCAGCACAAGACT CAGGAGTGTGGGTCTCCAGATGGCCTGCAGAGTAAAAGGAGACAGCAGAAAATCACAAGCTTCCTTTCCAAAGGCAGCCCCGTAAAGAAGCACAGTAACGCGTCCTCGTTGCTCAAGGATATAGCAGTGACACAG GTGGAGAAGATAGCAGCCAGTGACCAAACTCCCAAAGTGAACAACAACGATGTTCTTAAAGAGCTGTTTGCCAATGATGACAGTCCCACAAGAATCAT ggccacTTGTAGACGACCAATCCGAGGTGCCGCCGGGCGGCCAGTCCTCTCCAGCGATCTCTGGAATGTTGAAAGCTCTCCTCAATTCTCTACCAAAACTATCAGCAGCTCCAGCTCTACTTCCTACACAGAGAGCCGCCTTATCAACAGAGGCAACAGCTTGCcaaactcctcctcctccaaagCCTTGTCCAGCACAAGCACATCCATGCTTCTGTCTGCACCTCCCCCTACTGGCCCAACCACTGTAGTGTGCCCAGGCTTGGCTTTGTGGAAAAAGGTGATCGGGCTGGCACTCGTGGCTGTTTTCGTATTCCTAATTTACCAAGCCATGGAATCCAATGGCCACAACCCATTCGCACCAGTTTACTCCGAGGaggccagtggcagcaaagcatAG